The Thermodesulfovibrionales bacterium genome segment CCTTCGATTCATGGAGAGATCGGGATTCTCCTTCAGCTCCAGTTCGTATTCGAGCGGATGTTCGTGCTTGAACGTCTCCATGGGGATCTTGCCGGTGATCCAGGTCATGCTCATGGGGAACTTGTCCCACTTGAGATGTTCGTTGTAAAAGTGCCAGAAAAGGATGAAGACGATCGCAAGGAGCGCCTCGTCGCTATGGAGGACGGACAAGAGTTCCCATATCCAGTTTACGCTCCACCCCGGGAAAAAGTACTGGGCCTTTGTCGGAAAGGCGAGCGCAAGGCCTGACAGTCCGATGATCCCCATGCCCCAGAAGACCGCCCAATAATCAAACTTGTGGATATAGCTGAACCTGCCGAACTGGGGCTTTGTCTTGCTCAGGCCGAAGAAATAGAGGAAGTTGTGGATGAGATCGATCACATCCTGAGGGAGGGGGACGATGGTCGTTCTCGTATCGAACTTCATCTTCCCTGTCAGGAGCATATAGGCAAGATAGGCAACGTGCCAGACAAAGTCGATGAGCATGGTGACGCCCGCTATCCTGTGGATGATACCTGCCGTCTTCGGACCGCCCCATAACCGTATCCACCAGCCAGCATGCTCAATGGCAGGTTCGGGATATTTCAACGACCAGCCGGTAAAGGCAAGAAGCAGAAAGGTGACGAGCATGATGACATGCTGCATCCTGAAGGTGAGGTTGAAGCGCAGATATTCA includes the following:
- a CDS encoding cytochrome b/b6 domain-containing protein, with product MTDTKPNEYLRFNLTFRMQHVIMLVTFLLLAFTGWSLKYPEPAIEHAGWWIRLWGGPKTAGIIHRIAGVTMLIDFVWHVAYLAYMLLTGKMKFDTRTTIVPLPQDVIDLIHNFLYFFGLSKTKPQFGRFSYIHKFDYWAVFWGMGIIGLSGLALAFPTKAQYFFPGWSVNWIWELLSVLHSDEALLAIVFILFWHFYNEHLKWDKFPMSMTWITGKIPMETFKHEHPLEYELELKENPDLSMNRRSS